In Vespa velutina chromosome 1, iVesVel2.1, whole genome shotgun sequence, the following proteins share a genomic window:
- the LOC124953580 gene encoding protein qui-1 isoform X1: MNLEVELIAGVVKGGLPPAHLPSPRLIKIFIAGERDEFSAERRQLLEVVGPELQSIYDDMGIEVLLVDMQYGTNKNPDTNPRLAEFFLEEINASHRHSRGCFLLLLAGADYNTGWVPTKFEEETFHALLGCCSVLDEYYVQDGRYYTLKASSVETAQDDWQLAQESNLRKILKIAAESIILDQPDNKEVQNVLKSTTERQLEYGLNLDEDGNGIMAIIRDWTGKDVPKVSPGAMSFRSHIESYLPAENVIHLEVDYKTDGIDTDNDSHDNYLNKFRRFVLERLQNLVNASIEIDPEIKSRKKMVQEVYAESMAHLSLLREIKPAEEDDESIARIKKLLISGMDQKHGPILIWGPKASGKSSILAKIYESVPEWFGKPTFRVVRLCTSTPKSAYSLELLRILCEHIGFLSGNNDGNLPRDASFDPLYLNNWFSQIMRGIEAQPLSEQLIVMVDDLHRLHPLECDIVAALSWLPLNLPQGIHFIATTTVPPEALRLTPLQKERLRSNEILIELSDNRCNLPDIESALDNLEKLVGPRAANKIGSLLACAEYGLSETEILELIMPTGGDDPLSLTLGQYNFATWCLVRRTLTPLLRVRVMSGRLMFGWRWLSREVARKKYLSDQDVSRMCHAELANLFFAEETEDSEEKSPQGPVEPPAKETPFQSAPQSQDITYTLRHVEEAWLHLLRAGDVDKLKRLAVCAFDFLLAGVQMISVSYLRCVLEHARRYLLERDLELVYYAVRKSSDVLTRDPLQLGAQLICWLRPVADDGGDLVSRMVMAAMAWCDGYTAPLLVPLNGWLQPPLPLQIRALSCPQGVRLVEAAPSGQHVVVVPPQGDAQLWHVMSGQLVHTFKGHSSPISCLAITHQSQYLLTGSEDTSIIVWDMKELSLKRRICEHIAPVLTLTAAINNSIIVSGGEDSSIIATSLLTGEVLVKIDHHRGPVTAIRVDSAGEVLVSGSTDGTVCLWSLETFTLLNSITLPSPVANLDVSADSVFLLTACEDQKLYLRSLATGTEIHTLRGHQGPVRSLCLARDCRRAIAGGIEGRVSVFDIHSGRLIKTLPANPSADVTSVKVTEKDDFLITAGGGRVTYWSFRGEEAPSKPQKLGKQESLQPHTSPISCLDISRDGAMAVTGGVDSLVNLWQLNTHELMSTLEGHIASVTCITFSASGLFVASGSEDKTVRVWGLTLGLVVATFRHQATITSVIAMLDGRRVVSSDRAGTIRVWAADSGTLIQSVCGPGRCFAVAADMRFAVCGTGDNQVRIISLGAGPEEKRQVSHSQDITCLVVTPDSQSLITGSRDMSLKVWQLAGGKLSQVLVGHTDHVTCVAVAVLDKSIVVSGSRDANLIVWDINTGADLHTLTGHLGYVTCIRLSGDGTLAVSGSEDKSLIVWDTKKGTALNSIMLHVPILGVEMSTDCSRLALHLLEHKCMPILCLHNTPAQYVKLPPYVAPRDLRPPGPKRPARRLLKKEVSLDTYTWQRKYGHLTTGVTVSTVEERLKRRFSVSASMEEISKAGLAGSQPGLGPEQAALAQSQHFDQLEAIWNKQSPPPRPRGLRTLSKQSSLQTTRISDSEEEGRRAMSCIAS; the protein is encoded by the exons ATGAATCTTGAAGTTGAACTTATAGCTGGAGTGGTCAAAGGTGGTTTACCACCGGCTCATCTACCATCTCCAAGGCTTATCAAGATATTTATTGCTGGCGAAAGGGATG AATTCTCTGCGGAAAGGAGACAACTATTAGAGGTAGTGGGTCCAGAACTACAATCGATTTACGATGATATGGGAATTGAG GTATTGTTGGTTGATATGCAATATGGAACCAACAAAAACCCAGATACCAATCCAAGGCTGGCAGAATTCtttttagaagaaataaacgCATCTCATCGGCATTCCCGAGGTTGTTTTTTGCTG CTACTGGCCGGAGCCGATTACAATACAGGTTGGGTACCTACCAAGTTCGAGGAAGAAACTTTCCATGCTCTTCTCGGTTGCTGTTCCGTGTTAGACGAGTACTACGTGCAAGATGGTCGTTATTATACATTGAAAGCTTCTAG TGTGGAAACAGCACAAGACGATTGGCAATTGGCGCAGGAATCGAATTTgaggaaaattttaaaaatcgcaGCCGAATCGATAATCCTTGACCAACCAGACAATAAAGAAGTTCAAAACGTGTTGAAGAGTACGACGGAACGACAATTGGAATACGGCCTAA ATCTTGATGAAGATGGGAATGGAATTATGGCTATTATTAGAGATTGGACTGGTAAAGATGTTCCGAAGGTCAGTCCCGGTGCTATGAGCTTCCGGTCACACATTGAGTCGTATTTACCAGCTGAAAACGTGATTCACCTTGAGGTTGACTATAAAACAGACGGCATAGATACAGACAACGACTCCCATGATAATTACTTGAATAAATTTAGACGATTCGTTCTTGAGAGACTACAAAATTTAGTTAATGCTTCGATAGAGATCGATCCGGAGATTAAGAGTCGAAAGAAAATGGTTCAGGAAGTTTATGCGGAAAGTATGGCGCACTTGTCGTTGTTGCGTGAAATAAAACCCGCCGAGGAGGATGACGAATCTATCGCGCGtataaaaaaacttttaatatcTG GAATGGATCAAAAACATGGCCCTATTTTAATATGGGGTCCCAAAGCTTCTGGGAAATCTTCTATACTCgctaaaatatatgaaagtgTTCCAGAATGGTTCGGTAAACCGACTTTCAGAGTTGTACGGCTCTGTACGTCGACGCCAAAGTCGGCTTATAGCTTAGAGCTTCTACGGATTTTGTGTGAACACATTGGCTTCTTATCGGGTAACAACGACGGTAATCTTCCACGAGATGCTTCCTTCGATCCTTTGTACTTAAATAATTGGTTCAGTCAAATAATGCGTGGTATTGAAGCACAACCTTTGTCCGAACAATTGATCGTTATGGTGGACGATCTGCATCGTCTTCATCCTTTGGAATGCGATATCGTTGCTGCTTTATCGTGGTTACCATTAAACTTGCCCCAAGGAATACATTTTATAGCGACGACTACTGTACCACCCGAAGCATTACGGCTGACGCCActtcaaaaagaaagactCCGAAGCAATGAAATACTTATTGAATTGTCTGACAATCGATGCAATCTCCCAGATATAGAATCAGCTTTAGACAATCTGGAAAAGCTTGTCGGTCCAAGAGCAGCAAATAAAATTGGTTCGCTTTTAGCATGCGCAGAATACGGTCTTTCCGAAACAGAGATTCTCGAGTTAATTATGCCCACGGGAGGAGATGATCCATTATCTTTAACATTGGGACAATATAATTTTGCTACATGGTGTTTAGTCCGAAGAACTTTGACTCCTTTATTAAGG GTACGAGTAATGAGCGGCAGATTAATGTTTGGGTGGCGTTGGTTAAGTCGTGAAGTAGCTAGGAAGAAATATCTCTCGGATCAGGATGTATCGAGAATGTGCCATGCAGAACTGGCAAATCTATTTTTTGCGGAAGAAACCGAAGATAGCGAGGAAAAATCACCGCAGGGCCCTGTAGAACCACCCGCAAAGGAGACACCTTTTCAAAGCGCTCCGCAATCGCaagatattacatatactCTACGACACGTCGAAGAAGCATGGCTTCATTTGCTACGAGCTGGCGATGTTGATAAACTCAAAAGATTGGCTGTCTGtgcttttgattttcttttagcTGGTGTACAAATGATTTCCGTGAGTTATTTGCGATGTGTACTCGAACATGCAAGGAGATATCTTTTGGAAAGAGATTTGGAGTTGGTATATTATGCTGTTAGGAAATCAAGCGATGTACTTACTAGAGATCCGCTTCAGCTTGGAGCACAACTTATTTGTTGGCTAAGACCAGTTGCAGATGATGGTGGAGATCTT GTAAGCAGAATGGTCATGGCAGCAATGGCATGGTGTGATGGCTATACCGCACCTCTTTTAGTTCCTCTAAATGGTTGGCTTCAACCTCCTCTACCTCTTCAGATTCGTGCTTTGTCTTGTCCGCAAGGAGTCCGTCTAGTCGAAGCTGCGCCATCGGGTCAACACGTTGTGGTTGTTCCACCGCAAGGAGATGCTCAATTATGGCACGTTATGTCTGGTCAACTAGTACATACTTTTAAag gtCATTCTAGTCCGATATCATGTTTAGCCATTACGCATCAATCTCAATATCTACTTACTGGTTCCGAAGATACCTCCATTATAGTTTGGGATATGAAAGAATTATCATTGAAACGACGAATTTGTGAACATATAGCACCTGTTCTTACGTTAACAGCAGCTATAAATAATTCCATTATCGTGAGTGGTGGCGAAGATTCTAGTATCATTGCAACTAGTTTACTTACTGGCGAGGTATTAGTAAAAATTGATCATCACAGAGGACCCGTTACTGCAATACGCGTAGATTCAGCAGGAGAAGTTCTTGTGTCTGGGTCAACCGATGGAACAGTTTGCTTATGGTCTTTAGAAACATTTACTCTTCTCAACAGCATAACGTTACCTTCTCCTGTAGCCAATCTCGATGTATCGGCAGATTCTGTCTTTTTGCTGACTGCTTGTGAAGATCAAAAACTCTATTTAAGATCATTAGCTACTGGAACGGAGATACATACATTAAGAGGACATCAAGGTCCTGTTAGAAGTTTATGTCTTGCTAGAGATTGTAGAAGAGCTATTGCTGGTGGTATAGAGGGGAGAGTTTCTGTTTTTGATATACATAGTGGTAGACTTATTAAAACGTTACCTGCTAATCCTTCTGCGGATGTTACATCTGTGAAG gttacTGAAAAGGATGATTTTCTTATTACTGCTGGAGGAGGACGTGTAACCTACTGGAGTTTCCGGGGCGAGGAAGCTCCGTCAAAACCACAAAAACTTGGTAAACAAGAATCACTTCAACCACACACCTCACCTATATCTTGCTTAGATATATCTAGAGATGGTGCAATGGCAGTTACGGGTGGTGTCGATTCTTTAGTAAATTTATGGCAATTAAATACGCATGAATTAATGTCAACATTAGAAGGTCATATAGCAAGTGTTACGTGTATCACTTTTTCTGCGTCTGGATTATTTGTAGCGTCtg GTTCGGAAGATAAAACGGTACGTGTTTGGGGTTTAACTTTGGGCCTTGTTGTAGCGACGTTTAGACATCAAGCAACTATTACTTCTGTCATAGCTATGTTAGATGGTAGAAGAGTTGTCAGCTCCGACAGAGCTGGAACTATTAGAGTATGGGCCGCAGATAGTGGAACCTTGATTCAATCTGTTTGTGGTCCAGGACGATGTTTTGCTGTAGCCGCCGACATGAG atttgCTGTTTGTGGTACTGGGGATAATCAAGTTCGAATAATAAGTCTGGGAGCTGGCCCAGAAGAGAAACGTCAAGTTTCTCATTCACAGGATATTACGTGTTTGGTAGTAACGCCTGATTCACAATCTCTTATTACTGGTTCTAGAGATATGAGTCTAAAGGTGTGGCAACTTGCTGGAGGCAAATTATCACAG gtGTTGGTCGGTCATACCGATCATGTCACTTGCGTTGCAGTAGCAGTTCTTGATAAATCTATCGTCGTATCCGGTTCTCGTGATGCCAATTTGATTGTATGGGATATAAACACTGGGGCAGATTTGCACACTCTCACTGGTCATCTTGGTTATGTAACTTGTATCAGATTATCCGGTGATGGTACTTTAGCAGTTTCTGGTAGCGAGGATAAAAGTTTAATAGTTTGGGATACGAAGAAAGGCACTGctttaaattctattatgCTTCATGTACCAATTCTTGGTGTTGAAATGTCTACCGATTGTTCGAGATTAGCATTGCACTTATTAGAACATAAATGCATGCCCATTCTTTGTCTGCATAATACACCAGCGCAATATGTTAAACTTCCACCATACGTTGCTCCGAGAGATTTACGACCACCTGGTCCTAAACGTCCTGCTAGAAGGTTATTGAAAAAAGAGGTTTCTTTGGATACATATACGTGGCAACGGAAGTACGGCCATCTTACAACag gTGTAACGGTATCAACTGTCGAAGAACGATTGAAACGTCGATTCAGTGTCAGTGCTTCTATGGAGGAAATTAGTAAAGCTGGTTTAGCTGGTTCTCAACCAGGCTTAGGTCCAGAACAAGCAGCACTGGCTCAGTCTCAACATTTTGATCAGTTGGAAGCAATTTGGAACAAGCAATCTCCACCTCCCAGACCGCGTGGTTTAAGAACTTTGTCAAAACAGAGTTCTCTTCAAACCACTCGAATATCCGACTCCGAAGAAGAAGGTAGGCGTGCCATGTCGTGCATCGCCTCCTAA
- the LOC124953580 gene encoding protein qui-1 isoform X2, producing the protein MNLEVELIAGVVKGGLPPAHLPSPRLIKIFIAGERDEFSAERRQLLEVVGPELQSIYDDMGIEVLLVDMQYGTNKNPDTNPRLAEFFLEEINASHRHSRGCFLLLLAGADYNTGWVPTKFEEETFHALLGCCSVLDEYYVQDGRYYTLKASSVETAQDDWQLAQESNLRKILKIAAESIILDQPDNKEVQNVLKSTTERQLEYGLNLDEDGNGIMAIIRDWTGKDVPKVSPGAMSFRSHIESYLPAENVIHLEVDYKTDGIDTDNDSHDNYLNKFRRFVLERLQNLVNASIEIDPEIKSRKKMVQEVYAESMAHLSLLREIKPAEEDDESIARIKKLLISGMDQKHGPILIWGPKASGKSSILAKIYESVPEWFGKPTFRVVRLCTSTPKSAYSLELLRILCEHIGFLSGNNDGNLPRDASFDPLYLNNWFSQIMRGIEAQPLSEQLIVMVDDLHRLHPLECDIVAALSWLPLNLPQGIHFIATTTVPPEALRLTPLQKERLRSNEILIELSDNRCNLPDIESALDNLEKLVGPRAANKIGSLLACAEYGLSETEILELIMPTGGDDPLSLTLGQYNFATWCLVRRTLTPLLRVRVMSGRLMFGWRWLSREVARKKYLSDQDVSRMCHAELANLFFAEETEDSEEKSPQGPVEPPAKETPFQSAPQSQDITYTLRHVEEAWLHLLRAGDVDKLKRLAVCAFDFLLAGVQMISVSYLRCVLEHARRYLLERDLELVYYAVRKSSDVLTRDPLQLGAQLICWLRPVADDGGDLVSRMVMAAMAWCDGYTAPLLVPLNGWLQPPLPLQIRALSCPQGVRLVEAAPSGQHVVVVPPQGDAQLWHVMSGQLVHTFKGHSSPISCLAITHQSQYLLTGSEDTSIIVWDMKELSLKRRICEHIAPVLTLTAAINNSIIVSGGEDSSIIATSLLTGEVLVKIDHHRGPVTAIRVDSAGEVLVSGSTDGTVCLWSLETFTLLNSITLPSPVANLDVSADSVFLLTACEDQKLYLRSLATGTEIHTLRGHQGPVRSLCLARDCRRAIAGGIEGRVSVFDIHSGRLIKTLPANPSADVTSVKVTEKDDFLITAGGGRVTYWSFRGEEAPSKPQKLGKQESLQPHTSPISCLDISRDGAMAVTGGVDSLVNLWQLNTHELMSTLEGHIASVTCITFSASGLFVASGSEDKTVRVWGLTLGLVVATFRHQATITSVIAMLDGRRVVSSDRAGTIRVWAADSGTLIQSVCGPGRCFAVAADMRFAVCGTGDNQVRIISLGAGPEEKRQVSHSQDITCLVVTPDSQSLITGSRDMSLKVWQLAGGKLSQVLVGHTDHVTCVAVAVLDKSIVVSGSRDANLIVWDINTGADLHTLTGHLGYVTCIRLSGDGTLAVSGSEDKSLIVWDTKKGTALNSIMLHVPILGVEMSTDCSRLALHLLEHKCMPILCLHNTPAQYVKLPPYVAPRDLRPPGPKRPARRLLKKEVSLDTYTWQRKYGHLTTGVTVSTVEERLKRRFSVSASMEEISKAGLAGSQPGLGPEQAALAQSQHFDQLEAIWNKQSPPPRPRGLRTLSKQSSLQTTRISDSEEEDTIEL; encoded by the exons ATGAATCTTGAAGTTGAACTTATAGCTGGAGTGGTCAAAGGTGGTTTACCACCGGCTCATCTACCATCTCCAAGGCTTATCAAGATATTTATTGCTGGCGAAAGGGATG AATTCTCTGCGGAAAGGAGACAACTATTAGAGGTAGTGGGTCCAGAACTACAATCGATTTACGATGATATGGGAATTGAG GTATTGTTGGTTGATATGCAATATGGAACCAACAAAAACCCAGATACCAATCCAAGGCTGGCAGAATTCtttttagaagaaataaacgCATCTCATCGGCATTCCCGAGGTTGTTTTTTGCTG CTACTGGCCGGAGCCGATTACAATACAGGTTGGGTACCTACCAAGTTCGAGGAAGAAACTTTCCATGCTCTTCTCGGTTGCTGTTCCGTGTTAGACGAGTACTACGTGCAAGATGGTCGTTATTATACATTGAAAGCTTCTAG TGTGGAAACAGCACAAGACGATTGGCAATTGGCGCAGGAATCGAATTTgaggaaaattttaaaaatcgcaGCCGAATCGATAATCCTTGACCAACCAGACAATAAAGAAGTTCAAAACGTGTTGAAGAGTACGACGGAACGACAATTGGAATACGGCCTAA ATCTTGATGAAGATGGGAATGGAATTATGGCTATTATTAGAGATTGGACTGGTAAAGATGTTCCGAAGGTCAGTCCCGGTGCTATGAGCTTCCGGTCACACATTGAGTCGTATTTACCAGCTGAAAACGTGATTCACCTTGAGGTTGACTATAAAACAGACGGCATAGATACAGACAACGACTCCCATGATAATTACTTGAATAAATTTAGACGATTCGTTCTTGAGAGACTACAAAATTTAGTTAATGCTTCGATAGAGATCGATCCGGAGATTAAGAGTCGAAAGAAAATGGTTCAGGAAGTTTATGCGGAAAGTATGGCGCACTTGTCGTTGTTGCGTGAAATAAAACCCGCCGAGGAGGATGACGAATCTATCGCGCGtataaaaaaacttttaatatcTG GAATGGATCAAAAACATGGCCCTATTTTAATATGGGGTCCCAAAGCTTCTGGGAAATCTTCTATACTCgctaaaatatatgaaagtgTTCCAGAATGGTTCGGTAAACCGACTTTCAGAGTTGTACGGCTCTGTACGTCGACGCCAAAGTCGGCTTATAGCTTAGAGCTTCTACGGATTTTGTGTGAACACATTGGCTTCTTATCGGGTAACAACGACGGTAATCTTCCACGAGATGCTTCCTTCGATCCTTTGTACTTAAATAATTGGTTCAGTCAAATAATGCGTGGTATTGAAGCACAACCTTTGTCCGAACAATTGATCGTTATGGTGGACGATCTGCATCGTCTTCATCCTTTGGAATGCGATATCGTTGCTGCTTTATCGTGGTTACCATTAAACTTGCCCCAAGGAATACATTTTATAGCGACGACTACTGTACCACCCGAAGCATTACGGCTGACGCCActtcaaaaagaaagactCCGAAGCAATGAAATACTTATTGAATTGTCTGACAATCGATGCAATCTCCCAGATATAGAATCAGCTTTAGACAATCTGGAAAAGCTTGTCGGTCCAAGAGCAGCAAATAAAATTGGTTCGCTTTTAGCATGCGCAGAATACGGTCTTTCCGAAACAGAGATTCTCGAGTTAATTATGCCCACGGGAGGAGATGATCCATTATCTTTAACATTGGGACAATATAATTTTGCTACATGGTGTTTAGTCCGAAGAACTTTGACTCCTTTATTAAGG GTACGAGTAATGAGCGGCAGATTAATGTTTGGGTGGCGTTGGTTAAGTCGTGAAGTAGCTAGGAAGAAATATCTCTCGGATCAGGATGTATCGAGAATGTGCCATGCAGAACTGGCAAATCTATTTTTTGCGGAAGAAACCGAAGATAGCGAGGAAAAATCACCGCAGGGCCCTGTAGAACCACCCGCAAAGGAGACACCTTTTCAAAGCGCTCCGCAATCGCaagatattacatatactCTACGACACGTCGAAGAAGCATGGCTTCATTTGCTACGAGCTGGCGATGTTGATAAACTCAAAAGATTGGCTGTCTGtgcttttgattttcttttagcTGGTGTACAAATGATTTCCGTGAGTTATTTGCGATGTGTACTCGAACATGCAAGGAGATATCTTTTGGAAAGAGATTTGGAGTTGGTATATTATGCTGTTAGGAAATCAAGCGATGTACTTACTAGAGATCCGCTTCAGCTTGGAGCACAACTTATTTGTTGGCTAAGACCAGTTGCAGATGATGGTGGAGATCTT GTAAGCAGAATGGTCATGGCAGCAATGGCATGGTGTGATGGCTATACCGCACCTCTTTTAGTTCCTCTAAATGGTTGGCTTCAACCTCCTCTACCTCTTCAGATTCGTGCTTTGTCTTGTCCGCAAGGAGTCCGTCTAGTCGAAGCTGCGCCATCGGGTCAACACGTTGTGGTTGTTCCACCGCAAGGAGATGCTCAATTATGGCACGTTATGTCTGGTCAACTAGTACATACTTTTAAag gtCATTCTAGTCCGATATCATGTTTAGCCATTACGCATCAATCTCAATATCTACTTACTGGTTCCGAAGATACCTCCATTATAGTTTGGGATATGAAAGAATTATCATTGAAACGACGAATTTGTGAACATATAGCACCTGTTCTTACGTTAACAGCAGCTATAAATAATTCCATTATCGTGAGTGGTGGCGAAGATTCTAGTATCATTGCAACTAGTTTACTTACTGGCGAGGTATTAGTAAAAATTGATCATCACAGAGGACCCGTTACTGCAATACGCGTAGATTCAGCAGGAGAAGTTCTTGTGTCTGGGTCAACCGATGGAACAGTTTGCTTATGGTCTTTAGAAACATTTACTCTTCTCAACAGCATAACGTTACCTTCTCCTGTAGCCAATCTCGATGTATCGGCAGATTCTGTCTTTTTGCTGACTGCTTGTGAAGATCAAAAACTCTATTTAAGATCATTAGCTACTGGAACGGAGATACATACATTAAGAGGACATCAAGGTCCTGTTAGAAGTTTATGTCTTGCTAGAGATTGTAGAAGAGCTATTGCTGGTGGTATAGAGGGGAGAGTTTCTGTTTTTGATATACATAGTGGTAGACTTATTAAAACGTTACCTGCTAATCCTTCTGCGGATGTTACATCTGTGAAG gttacTGAAAAGGATGATTTTCTTATTACTGCTGGAGGAGGACGTGTAACCTACTGGAGTTTCCGGGGCGAGGAAGCTCCGTCAAAACCACAAAAACTTGGTAAACAAGAATCACTTCAACCACACACCTCACCTATATCTTGCTTAGATATATCTAGAGATGGTGCAATGGCAGTTACGGGTGGTGTCGATTCTTTAGTAAATTTATGGCAATTAAATACGCATGAATTAATGTCAACATTAGAAGGTCATATAGCAAGTGTTACGTGTATCACTTTTTCTGCGTCTGGATTATTTGTAGCGTCtg GTTCGGAAGATAAAACGGTACGTGTTTGGGGTTTAACTTTGGGCCTTGTTGTAGCGACGTTTAGACATCAAGCAACTATTACTTCTGTCATAGCTATGTTAGATGGTAGAAGAGTTGTCAGCTCCGACAGAGCTGGAACTATTAGAGTATGGGCCGCAGATAGTGGAACCTTGATTCAATCTGTTTGTGGTCCAGGACGATGTTTTGCTGTAGCCGCCGACATGAG atttgCTGTTTGTGGTACTGGGGATAATCAAGTTCGAATAATAAGTCTGGGAGCTGGCCCAGAAGAGAAACGTCAAGTTTCTCATTCACAGGATATTACGTGTTTGGTAGTAACGCCTGATTCACAATCTCTTATTACTGGTTCTAGAGATATGAGTCTAAAGGTGTGGCAACTTGCTGGAGGCAAATTATCACAG gtGTTGGTCGGTCATACCGATCATGTCACTTGCGTTGCAGTAGCAGTTCTTGATAAATCTATCGTCGTATCCGGTTCTCGTGATGCCAATTTGATTGTATGGGATATAAACACTGGGGCAGATTTGCACACTCTCACTGGTCATCTTGGTTATGTAACTTGTATCAGATTATCCGGTGATGGTACTTTAGCAGTTTCTGGTAGCGAGGATAAAAGTTTAATAGTTTGGGATACGAAGAAAGGCACTGctttaaattctattatgCTTCATGTACCAATTCTTGGTGTTGAAATGTCTACCGATTGTTCGAGATTAGCATTGCACTTATTAGAACATAAATGCATGCCCATTCTTTGTCTGCATAATACACCAGCGCAATATGTTAAACTTCCACCATACGTTGCTCCGAGAGATTTACGACCACCTGGTCCTAAACGTCCTGCTAGAAGGTTATTGAAAAAAGAGGTTTCTTTGGATACATATACGTGGCAACGGAAGTACGGCCATCTTACAACag gTGTAACGGTATCAACTGTCGAAGAACGATTGAAACGTCGATTCAGTGTCAGTGCTTCTATGGAGGAAATTAGTAAAGCTGGTTTAGCTGGTTCTCAACCAGGCTTAGGTCCAGAACAAGCAGCACTGGCTCAGTCTCAACATTTTGATCAGTTGGAAGCAATTTGGAACAAGCAATCTCCACCTCCCAGACCGCGTGGTTTAAGAACTTTGTCAAAACAGAGTTCTCTTCAAACCACTCGAATATCCGACTCCGAAGAAGAAG aCACAATAGAATTATAA